ctgctggcataaatgtaaaatattgtcctgaaattttgaagataaagaatcggtaataaggccggccttaattcaatataacaagaagtgaAATACCAGTCACATATCATACAGGTGTCGGACTAGGGAAGGCAGTACTGTTTCTGTGTTTATAACATAATAGTAAaactgttccctgcttattttctcgtatgaattccatcaaattgcttcagtcctgatacaagtataacacaataataactcagtattgtaagactcacagataagttgcaacagcaagtttttcatcaatgctacatcttttttatcatgatggaaataagtgtggcttTTTCACTGAAAACCCCTTATCATCCTTGCTATATAGCTTATTCCATTTCAAAGTTTTTctcttctagatttgagctttttgtgactttgagcaaacatacgcatgcaataagaaaaaaaaaagctcaatggaatcagattcggaaaaagtcgatttgaaaatttttgattcgagattcgatttgaaaaaaaatgtatactGCAGTGGCAACCCTATTTGGGAGTACCGAAAATAATAGGATAAATTCATAGGGAGAATGCAACTGATACCAACCTGAAGGCGGAATATTCGACTCACGTCACATGTTTTGTACGCAATTACTATACAGTTATTTTTACAAAAGCCTTTCAACCATTTATGAGCGTCGACAAGGAAGTATCCCTCGAGGACTGTCGTTCCTGATAAGATTGTCAAATGGCCGGTCACTGTGATCACTATGCTCAACGGCGATGTAAGGCTATCTGGAATAGTCATAAGATTCAGTGTCGCTGTATTGTGAGTTTTGGAGTTCAATGTGACGGGTTGAAAAACAAGCATCAAGAGTAGCTCGAATTTACTAAATAAAATACTCATATATTCAAATAGGTAGGTaattgcattttatgcttatcATAGGGGGTGTGCCGCACTttcatgtgttttaggccagtatggtcttgtgtatacatccagtcttcaatgttgatatttactaactcctgtgtttttgcttttacgagacgaataaacatacatacatacaaatgtGACCTGCGGTTACGTGGTTTGCTATCATCGTGAACAGTAAcctattaattatttttcattcattactTTAATCGTGTTTGatgtattcaaaaaatatgaaattcaaattttcccaACGACGAAAATTAGCTTGGTACATTACCTTCACTAGTTTTCCATTCTCCCGATTTTGCGCACATAGCATCCCCTGCAAGTGAAATACGCGGGATTAATTACTATGCACCGATTGGCCACAGGGCAGTTGTCATTTATTTTATGGTTGTGTATTATAAACCCCCGCTTTAGAAAGTTAGCACCGGTATGTGTTGTTGAAACAAATCGTAGAATATTCAGTGATGCCGTTGGCTAATGATTGTTGTTATTCAATTTTACAGACTACGTAACAATGATCAACTTACCAGTTCCTACAGCTTTCGGCAGAAGTCTGGCATATTTGCTCAGACCCCAGGTCCTATTTAGATTGCCTGTCACAGACTCGTTCATGAATATAGTTCTTCGCAAAGCCACCCAAAAAGTAAACCAGCTCCGTGCGtgcttccttgtttatttccgtaacaatcgCTATCGGCATTAGCTTTACGGTGATGTAACAATTGGTGTCTTctcgacccttgaccccagaaaaattctccctGTAAATTTTTGATGGCCATTATGGGAGCACAAGAGTGTTTTGAAAAGTCGACGCTTACAAACTGTTTTACGTGTGGATCtatttaaaatacatatatatatatatgaaaggAAATTCAATAACTTGCCACTAACAGCTATCGATACCTAATTTTGGCCTAGTCTATCGCATCAACTATCTATCTACGgtaactatctatctatctttcCATGGACTGATTTTTGAATACTGCAACTAAATTAAGGCTCCTTGGAATACATTAGCCAGATGCGCCACATTGCCAAGTTAGTTGTCAGGTTGTACTGTATTGGTTTTCAGATAAGGATATTATTATTGTAGTATTATCACAATTGCAACTCTATACAGCTATACAAAGGCAGAAAGGTGTGATACTATACCTGAGATATTCATGTCTGGTATACAGGTATattttagtaccacatgcagataggataggatttacataggctatttatccaggggagaggaaaaccgataggagggcttatccatatggcgaaccacggcctctcgcgcggttaccattccaagtcgggtaccggtatgggattagttatattgtttgttttgggaagcatggacttggtggtggagaaagccgtacccgaccagcggttaggtgaaccacccaacgacggcgaggagtccagcaatcctctcgcacataaccatccctgcatgggattcgaacctgcgaacccacgcagagtaattagaggtgcggtggcgagcgtattcctaacgtttaGCCTGTtaagccacaccgccgcgccacttctagttggcctggctcaacaatttttgcatatgttaatcctaacccccacctgactatgtcaccGAAATTGTGTCATTTtggacgtcacagtggcgtaaaaAGACCCTCCCAAAGTATGAGGATgatcgtccaaaacgcgcagacgatcactcgaaatcgagcaagctagttctctcgttttttcgtcacaacgatcaccaTAGGAGAGAGATCGTCGGCGttagcaagttcgttatcggcggcgcagatgccatttcgggcgattgtaattatactttggcaagccatATCACGTGAtggtgacataatttttggatggcatagtcaggtggggattagggataacatatgcaaaattcattATGTTACACCCACTGGAAGTAcaaaactatactagacccagaCACTCAACCATCACTTCAATGTATTATTCTTATAATTTTCTAAGACTATAAGATGAGTAGAAGTCCGTCTCAATATGCTAAGCACATGAAACATCTGAGTGCCAGAATATTTGGAGAACCTACTCAACAGCAACAATTTCAAGCACATAGAGTCATCAAGCTTATGTCCAAGCAGCCATTCTATAAAAAAACTGAGTTTGTCAATTATTATCCGAAGATTTTTGAGACTGGAAGACTATTCATCAAACTCAGGGATTTGGGACTATATGTGTGAGTAGTAACTTTTCAAATGTAGAGATGATTtatgattcagatatttatttttgtcatgcAAAACCAGTATACAGATAtacaatatgaaataaataaaaagtacataacaaattaaaaaaacgtatatcggcttgttgcagtgGATTAGGGTTCGCGAAAGACTCAAagagtcatagtcaagtttattttttccaaccagtaatgTAATAAACAGATACAAAAATATATGCGAAAAAGTAAAGAACAtaattttactggggaagggaagccacCAGTCAACGACACTTTGTAGCTgcattgaagcagcaaatatagcaaccgAACAACTCAATATTACACATTTACTAAATTGGACACAATCGTATAAAAAAGGGCAACAAAAAGAATACCAAATAAACTGCAAATGCCACAATGACTATGAGGTAGTATATGTCAGCTTGTGGTCTCTAATTATTGTCAAAATTGACTATTGTTTCATAAATCATCATATATGTTTGTGTGATCTTTCTATTTTTAGAGATGAACATTTGGACTTCAATGAAGAATACCAACGCTTGAGAGAAGCCA
This is a stretch of genomic DNA from Styela clava chromosome 2, kaStyClav1.hap1.2, whole genome shotgun sequence. It encodes these proteins:
- the LOC120336454 gene encoding small ribosomal subunit protein mS33-like, whose protein sequence is MSRSPSQYAKHMKHLSARIFGEPTQQQQFQAHRVIKLMSKQPFYKKTEFVNYYPKIFETGRLFIKLRDLGLYVDEHLDFNEEYQRLREARGKVFVRKDWSKKN